A single Lolium perenne isolate Kyuss_39 chromosome 6, Kyuss_2.0, whole genome shotgun sequence DNA region contains:
- the LOC127334541 gene encoding probable mixed-linked glucan synthase 9, whose amino-acid sequence MSLPAPAGGGDIAGRLADPLLAASIDDGDIVVSAKDRYWVPSDEKEILARQDCAAGTPPLLYRTFRVKGFLINLYRLLTLIRVMVVILFFIWRMEHRFSDSMWLWWISVVGDLWFGVTWLLNQVTKLKPRKCAPMLSMLREQFDSSNGISDLPILDVFINTVDPVDEPMLYTMNSILSILATDYPAEKYATYFSDDGGSLVHYEGLLETTKFAALWVPFCRKHCIEPRAPESYFERNVQPYTGNAPGDFIDDHRRIRAEYEDFKACLDGLSSVIEERSKARNSANTKGRHVNATWMSDETQWQGTWIEPAKGHKKGHHPAILQVMLNQPSTDPQLGKPASSDHPLDFSAVDVRLPTLVYIAREKRPGYDHQKKAGAMNVQLRVSALLSNAPFIINFDGDHYINNSQAFRAAMCFMLDPRDGDDTAFVQFPQRFDDVDPGDRYCNHNRMFFDATLLGLNGIQGPSFVGTGCMFRRVALYGADPPKWRPDDAKDKVLQRPNVFGKSTAFINSMPSAANQERSIASPATLQETSATAELDDVMTCAYEDGTEWGNDVGWVYNIATEDVVTGFRLHRNGWRSTYYAMEPDAFRGTAPINLTERLYQILRWSGGSLEMFFSRFCPLLAGRRLRPMQRIAYTNMTTYPVSTFFLVMYDLFPVLWLVHGQFYIQRPFQTFALFVAVIIGTVELIGMVEIRWAGLTLLDWIRNEQFYIIGTTGVYPMALLHILLRSLGLKGVSFKLTAKKLTGGARERLADLYDVQWVPLLAPTVVVIAVNVAAIGAAAGKAIAGRWSAAQVAGASTGLVFNVWMLLLLYPFALGIMGRWSKRPYILFALQAAAVAAVASVYAALAGSVLYFHS is encoded by the exons GTTGTTGACCCTGATTAGAGTTATGGTGGTTATTCTATTTTTCATTTGGCGTATGGAGCACCGATTCTCAGACTCAATGTGGTTATGGTGGATCTCGGTGGTAGGGGATCTTTGGTTTGGGGTAACTTGGTTACTAAACCAAGTGACTAAactcaagcctagaaaatgtgctcCCATGCTATCAATGCTGAGAGAACAATTCGATTCGTCCAATGGAATCTCTGATCTCCCCATCCTAGATGTGTTCATAAACACCGTCGACCCGGTGGATGAGCCTATGCTTTACACTATGAACTCCATCTTGTCGATCCTGGCCACAGACTACCCGGCCGAGAAGTATGCCACATACTTCTCGGATGACGGTGGATCGCTGGTCCACTATGAGGGGTTGCTCGAGACCACAAAGTTTGCTGCTTTGTGGGTTCCATTTTGCCGGAAACATTGTATTGAGCCTAGGGCCCCTGAGAGCTACTTCGAGAGGAATGTGCAACCGTACACCGGGAACGCGCCTGGTGACTTCATTGATGACCATAGGCGAATCCGTGCAGAGTATGAAGATTTCAAGGCATGCTTGGATGGGCTTTCTAGTGTCATTGAGGAACGATCGAAGGCGCGGAATAGTGCGAACACGAAAGGAAGACATGTAAATGCAACTTGGATGTCAGACGAAACACAATGGCAAGGAACATGGATTGAGCCTGCCAAGGGCCACAAGAAAGGACATCACCCTGCAATTCTTCAg GTCATGTTGAATCAGCCCAGCACTGATCCTCAGTTGGGCAAGCCAGCAAGCTCCGACCACCCTCTCGATTTCAGCGCCGTCGACGTGCGCCTCCCGACGCTTGTGTACATTGCCCGAGAGAAACGGCCGGGGTACGACCACCAGAAGAAGGCTGGCGCCATGAACGTGCAGCTGCGCGTGTCTGCGCTGCTGTCCAACGCGCCCTTCATCATCAACTTCGACGGCGACCACTACATCAACAACTCGCAAGCCTTTCGCGCCGCCATGTGCTTTATGCTGGACCCGCGCGACGGCGACGACACCGCCTTCGTCCAGTTCCCGCAGCGCTTCGACGACGTGGACCCCGGGGACCGGTACTGCAATCACAACCGCATGTTCTTCGACGCCACCCTCCTCGGCCTCAACGGCATCCAGGGGCCCTCCTTCGTCGGCACCGGCTGCATGTTCCGCCGTGTCGCGCTCTACGGCGCCGACCCTCCAAAGTGGCGGCCCGACGATGCCAAGGACAAGGTATTGCAAAGGCCGAACGTTTTTGGCAAATCGACGGCGTTCATCAACTCGATGCCTTCGGCGGCGAACCAAGAACGATCCATCGCGTCGCCGGCGACGCTTCAAGAGACGTCGGCGACGGCGGAGCTTGACGACGTGATGACGTGCGCGTACGAGGACGGCACGGAGTGGGGCAACGATGTGGGGTGGGTGTACAATATCGCGACGGAGGACGTGGTGACCGGCTTCCGGCTGCACCGGAACGGGTGGCGGTCGACGTACTACGCCATGGAGCCAGACGCGTTCCGGGGCACGGCGCCGATCAACCTCACGGAGCGTCTGTACCAGATCCTGCGCTGGTCCGGCGGTTccctggagatgttcttctcccgcTTCTGCCCGCTCCTCGCGGGCCGCCGGCTCCGCCCCATGCAGCGCATCGCCTACACCAACATGACCACCTACCCGGTGTCCACCTTCTTCCTCGTCATGTACGACCTTTTCCCGGTGTTGTGGCTCGTCCACGGCCAGTTCTACATCCAGAGGCCGTTCCAGACGTTCGCGCTGTTCGTCGCCGTGATCATCGGCACGGTGGAGCTGATCGGCATGGTGGAGATCAGGTGGGCGGGGCTGACGCTGCTGGACTGGATCCGCAACGAGCAGTTCTACATCATCGGCACCACGGGTGTGTACCCGATGGCGCTGCTGCACATCCTGCTGAGGTCCCTCGGCCTGAAGGGGGTGTCCTTCAAGCTGACGGCCAAGAAGCTGACAGGCGGCGCGAGGGAGAGGCTCGCGGATCTGTACGACGTGCAGTGGGTGCCGCTGCTGGCGCCCACAGTGGTGGTGATCGCCGTGAACGTGGCGGCCATCGGCGCCGCGGCGGGAAAAGCGATCGCCGGGCGGTGGTCGGCCGCGCAGGTGGCCGGGGCGTCGACCGGGCTGGTGTTCAACGTGTGGATGCTGCTGCTGCTCTACCCGTTCGCGCTCGGGATCATGGGGCGCTGGAGCAAGAGGCCCTACATCCTCTTCGCTCTGCAAGCGGCCGCGGTCGCTGCCGTCGCATCGGTGTACGCCGCACTCGCCGGCTCCGTGCTATATTTCCATTCGTGA